One genomic window of Halococcus agarilyticus includes the following:
- the dgoD gene encoding galactonate dehydratase, translating to MQITGYDLYEVPPRWLFLKIETSTGLVGWGEPIVEGRAKTVRTAVEELFDSYLVGKDPLRIEDHWQAMYRGGFYRGGPILMSAIAGIDQALWDIKGRHYEAPVYDLLGGKSREKIRVYKWIGGDRPGDVASEATRLAEAGYTALKMDATNQTRHVEGREVLEGIVSRIEHVRSEVDDAVDMAVDCRGRVSKSMAKTLTRRLTEFDLLFVEEPVLPENLEHLPVIANQAGTPLAAGERLYSRWDYQPVFEDGAIDVIQPDVSHAGGISEMRRLASAAETHDVAVAPNCPLGPIALASSLQVVTHVPNFLVQDHGFDVHSDARGPAHEYLAGESPFVFDDGYLDTLDEPGLGIEIDESVVAEKSAMETDWHNPIWRHEDGSIADW from the coding sequence ATGCAAATCACCGGCTACGACCTGTACGAAGTCCCGCCGCGCTGGCTCTTCCTCAAGATCGAGACGAGCACCGGGCTGGTCGGCTGGGGCGAGCCGATCGTGGAGGGGCGGGCGAAGACGGTGCGAACGGCGGTCGAGGAGCTGTTCGACAGCTATCTCGTCGGCAAGGACCCGCTCCGGATCGAGGACCACTGGCAGGCGATGTACCGCGGCGGGTTCTATCGCGGCGGTCCGATCCTCATGAGCGCGATCGCGGGGATCGACCAGGCGCTCTGGGACATCAAGGGCCGCCACTACGAGGCCCCGGTGTACGACCTGCTCGGGGGCAAGAGCCGGGAGAAGATTCGCGTCTACAAGTGGATCGGCGGGGATCGGCCCGGCGACGTGGCGAGCGAGGCGACCCGGCTCGCGGAGGCCGGCTACACCGCCTTGAAGATGGACGCGACCAACCAGACCCGTCACGTCGAGGGGCGCGAGGTGCTGGAGGGGATCGTCTCGCGGATCGAGCACGTCCGGAGCGAGGTCGACGACGCGGTCGACATGGCGGTCGATTGTCGGGGTCGGGTCTCGAAGTCGATGGCGAAGACGCTGACCCGCCGGCTGACCGAGTTCGACCTGCTGTTCGTCGAGGAGCCGGTGCTGCCGGAGAACCTCGAACACCTCCCCGTGATCGCGAACCAGGCGGGCACCCCGCTCGCCGCGGGTGAACGGCTCTACTCACGGTGGGACTACCAGCCGGTGTTCGAGGACGGCGCGATCGACGTGATCCAGCCCGACGTCTCCCACGCCGGCGGCATCTCCGAGATGCGGCGGCTGGCGAGCGCCGCCGAGACCCACGACGTCGCGGTCGCGCCCAACTGCCCGCTCGGGCCGATCGCGCTCGCGTCCTCGCTCCAGGTCGTGACCCACGTCCCGAACTTCCTCGTTCAGGATCACGGGTTCGACGTCCACTCGGACGCGCGGGGGCCCGCCCACGAGTACCTCGCGGGGGAGTCGCCGTTCGTGTTCGACGACGGCTATCTCGACACGCTCGACGAGCCCGGACTGGGTATCGAGATCGACGAGTCAGTGGTCGCGGAGAAATCCGCGATGGAGACCGACTGGCACAATCCGATCTGGCGGCACGAGGACGGCAGCATCGCGGACTGGTGA
- a CDS encoding IclR family transcriptional regulator, with translation MTPDADGAKTINSVDNAVRILDELLARETAGVTELGDAVGLSKATVHHYLTTLRRHGFVQQVDGTYRLGLRPLSYGGAAREREAVFQSGKEGVDRLAATTGETARLVVERNGYAVTLYQSSERPHEEIPTTLGTREHLHSTAAGKAMLAALDDSYLDAFLERGALTRHTRNTIVDPATLRAEIADVRSRGIAFDDNEQFEGVRCVSTALVTDAGGLLGALSVSSSTADLSDEAFEEEFPQALQNVAGVIEINTAYRGWVE, from the coding sequence ATGACCCCGGACGCCGACGGCGCGAAGACGATCAACTCGGTCGACAACGCGGTTCGCATCCTCGACGAGCTCCTCGCCCGGGAGACCGCAGGGGTCACGGAGTTGGGCGACGCGGTGGGTCTCTCGAAGGCTACCGTCCATCACTACTTGACGACCCTCCGGCGACACGGCTTCGTCCAGCAGGTCGACGGGACCTACCGCCTCGGCCTCCGACCGCTCTCGTACGGTGGCGCGGCCCGCGAGCGCGAGGCGGTGTTTCAGTCCGGAAAGGAGGGCGTCGACAGGCTCGCGGCCACCACCGGCGAGACCGCCCGACTCGTCGTCGAGCGCAACGGGTACGCCGTCACGCTGTATCAGTCCTCGGAACGTCCCCACGAGGAGATCCCGACCACGCTCGGCACGCGCGAGCATCTCCACAGCACCGCCGCGGGGAAGGCGATGCTCGCCGCCCTCGACGACTCGTATCTCGATGCGTTCCTCGAACGGGGAGCGTTGACGCGACACACTCGAAACACCATCGTGGACCCGGCGACTCTGCGCGCAGAGATAGCCGACGTCCGTTCGCGAGGAATTGCGTTTGACGATAACGAACAGTTCGAGGGCGTCCGGTGTGTCTCGACCGCCCTCGTCACCGACGCCGGAGGTCTCCTCGGCGCGCTCAGCGTGAGCAGTTCCACCGCGGACCTCTCGGACGAAGCCTTCGAGGAGGAGTTCCCCCAAGCTCTCCAAAACGTCGCCGGCGTCATCGAGATCAACACCGCCTACCGCGGGTGGGTCGAATGA
- a CDS encoding Gfo/Idh/MocA family protein, with product MTEDTLEIGVAGLGTYGLLRAKILAEFGHTVYGSDASPDAREEFERRVGTAVFERPAELFERDLDGVLVTTPNKFHEPVATAAMERGFDVFVEKPLAHTLESAERIAATARETGCLCMVGFQSRFLNVCKVLKWYIDEGYLGEIRHVQAAYIRRRGVPGRGSWYTSSEIAGGGAVIDIGIHLIDLLHHFLDAPVIDDVAATTRQDFGHRESYAYLDMWGEDADANMFDVEDSASGFLTYEDGTTATLEVAWAANAESVHRYQLYGTEGGAVLDITDRLDDMAEVDQSLRFYGANTGGMDHYLDASVTVNSNDPYREQLRAFTTAITEDAPPSVNTTEQALAVQQVVDRIYAENE from the coding sequence ATGACCGAGGACACGCTCGAAATCGGGGTCGCGGGGCTCGGGACCTACGGTCTCCTCCGGGCGAAAATCCTCGCCGAGTTCGGCCACACCGTCTACGGTTCGGACGCGAGCCCGGACGCCCGCGAGGAGTTCGAGCGCCGCGTCGGCACCGCGGTGTTCGAACGCCCCGCCGAACTCTTCGAACGCGATCTCGACGGCGTTCTCGTCACGACGCCGAACAAGTTCCACGAGCCGGTCGCCACGGCGGCGATGGAGCGCGGGTTCGACGTGTTCGTCGAGAAGCCGCTGGCCCACACCCTCGAAAGCGCCGAACGGATCGCCGCAACCGCGCGTGAAACGGGCTGTCTCTGCATGGTCGGCTTCCAGAGTCGATTTTTGAACGTCTGTAAGGTCCTCAAGTGGTACATCGACGAGGGATACCTTGGGGAGATCAGACACGTTCAGGCAGCGTACATCCGGCGGCGTGGGGTGCCGGGTCGCGGGTCGTGGTACACCTCCTCGGAGATCGCCGGCGGCGGCGCGGTGATCGACATCGGCATTCACCTGATCGACCTCCTTCACCACTTCCTCGACGCGCCGGTGATCGACGACGTCGCCGCCACGACCCGTCAGGACTTCGGCCACCGCGAGTCCTACGCCTACCTCGACATGTGGGGTGAGGACGCCGACGCGAACATGTTCGACGTCGAGGACTCGGCGTCGGGGTTCTTGACCTACGAGGACGGAACCACCGCGACGCTCGAAGTCGCGTGGGCGGCCAACGCCGAGTCGGTGCACAGATACCAGCTCTACGGCACCGAGGGTGGCGCGGTACTCGACATCACCGACCGCCTCGACGATATGGCCGAGGTCGACCAGAGCCTTCGATTTTACGGCGCGAACACGGGCGGCATGGACCACTATCTCGACGCTTCGGTCACGGTGAACTCGAACGACCCGTACCGGGAGCAGTTGCGCGCGTTCACGACGGCGATCACCGAGGACGCCCCGCCGTCGGTGAACACCACCGAACAGGCGCTCGCCGTCCAGCAGGTCGTCGACCGTATCTACGCCGAAAACGAGTGA
- a CDS encoding aldehyde dehydrogenase family protein codes for MATTSTAHDERPYIDGEWESGDGVIEVDDLAEGGVFGRIAAAGPLQAEAALDAAENAQTAMAASTIPERVAWLEAIATELRDRKDELADVIVREAGKPVSSARGEVESAAERFERAVEEARGLDGEFRPGTTAGHEGWEAIVKPEPRGTVLCITPYNYPLSTTALQVAPALAAGNSVVLKPASKTPVSAAVLTDVIASTDVPAGGFNFVPGHGSSIGDVLAGSDQIDAIAMTGSSGAGEHVARQSGIVNLHMELGGNAPAVVFPDADLDEAAAACAKGGLKYAGQRCSAISRVLVHESIHDDLTERIESEMDAYSTGDLFDEETALGPLISDDQADWVEELVTDAVDRGAEIVRGGGRSGREFEPTLLGRVPESARLVAEEQFGPVIPVTTFADEDHAIEIANGTDLALDGCVFTTEYDRALRVAERIDAGGVRINGAPSHGLGDIPFGGNESSGIGREGIGTSIEGFVRYKSIVL; via the coding sequence ATGGCCACCACATCAACGGCCCACGACGAACGCCCCTACATCGACGGGGAGTGGGAGAGCGGCGACGGCGTGATCGAGGTCGATGATCTCGCGGAGGGCGGCGTGTTCGGTCGGATCGCCGCCGCGGGCCCGCTCCAGGCCGAGGCCGCGCTCGACGCGGCCGAGAACGCACAGACCGCGATGGCCGCGTCGACGATCCCCGAGCGGGTGGCGTGGCTCGAAGCCATCGCCACGGAGCTGCGCGACCGGAAGGACGAGCTCGCGGACGTGATCGTTCGCGAGGCGGGCAAACCGGTGTCGAGCGCCCGGGGCGAGGTCGAGTCGGCCGCCGAGCGCTTCGAGCGCGCCGTCGAGGAGGCACGGGGACTGGACGGGGAGTTCCGTCCGGGGACGACCGCGGGCCACGAGGGGTGGGAGGCGATCGTCAAACCCGAGCCCCGCGGGACCGTGCTCTGTATCACGCCGTACAACTACCCGCTCTCGACGACCGCGCTTCAGGTCGCGCCCGCGCTCGCCGCCGGCAACAGCGTCGTGCTCAAGCCCGCGAGCAAGACCCCCGTGAGCGCCGCCGTCCTGACCGACGTCATCGCCTCGACCGACGTTCCGGCGGGCGGGTTCAACTTCGTTCCCGGACACGGAAGTTCGATCGGCGACGTGCTCGCCGGCTCGGACCAGATCGACGCGATCGCGATGACCGGTTCCTCGGGCGCGGGCGAGCACGTCGCGCGCCAGAGCGGCATCGTGAACCTCCACATGGAGCTCGGGGGCAACGCGCCCGCCGTGGTTTTCCCCGACGCCGACCTCGACGAAGCCGCCGCGGCGTGTGCGAAGGGCGGGCTCAAGTACGCCGGCCAGCGGTGTTCGGCGATCAGCCGCGTGCTGGTCCACGAGTCGATCCACGACGACCTCACGGAGCGGATCGAGAGCGAGATGGACGCCTACTCGACGGGCGATCTCTTCGACGAGGAAACGGCGCTCGGACCGCTCATCAGCGACGATCAGGCCGATTGGGTCGAGGAACTCGTCACCGACGCGGTCGATCGGGGTGCCGAGATCGTTCGCGGCGGCGGGCGCAGTGGACGAGAGTTCGAGCCCACGCTACTCGGCCGTGTTCCGGAGAGCGCACGCCTCGTCGCCGAGGAGCAGTTCGGGCCCGTGATCCCGGTGACGACGTTCGCCGACGAGGATCACGCCATCGAGATCGCCAACGGAACCGACCTCGCGCTCGACGGCTGCGTGTTCACGACCGAGTACGATCGCGCGCTCCGGGTCGCCGAGCGGATCGACGCCGGCGGGGTCCGGATCAACGGTGCCCCCTCGCACGGCCTCGGCGACATCCCGTTCGGCGGGAACGAGAGTTCGGGAATCGGCCGCGAGGGGATCGGGACGAGCATCGAGGGGTTCGTCCGGTACAAGAGCATCGTGCTCTGA
- a CDS encoding sugar phosphate isomerase/epimerase family protein has translation MARSAIQLYTLRALDEPLDELLARVDDAGFEGVEYANRIGDADADAVRTTLDETGLESVAGHVGIDALEDNADDTVEFYRSLGCEHLVVPWLDPECFENEAAIEETADRLMTVAETVDDHGMALSYHNHDHEFAEVNGRPAFEHLAEATEEPLGFELDCGWTTVGGADPVAVLDRWADRVSLIHVSDADESGSPVEVGDGVLDVAACAAAAREHDVEWAIYEHDDPDDQMASVVHGADVLERF, from the coding sequence ATGGCACGATCGGCCATCCAACTGTACACGCTGCGCGCGCTCGACGAACCGCTCGACGAACTGCTCGCTCGGGTCGACGACGCGGGGTTCGAGGGCGTCGAGTACGCAAACCGGATCGGCGATGCGGACGCCGACGCCGTCCGGACCACGCTCGACGAGACGGGTCTCGAATCGGTCGCGGGCCACGTCGGGATCGACGCTCTCGAAGACAACGCCGACGATACCGTCGAGTTCTACCGGTCGCTCGGGTGTGAGCACCTCGTGGTGCCGTGGCTCGATCCCGAGTGCTTCGAGAACGAGGCCGCTATCGAGGAGACCGCGGATCGGCTGATGACGGTGGCCGAGACGGTCGACGATCACGGGATGGCGCTGTCCTATCACAACCACGATCACGAGTTCGCCGAGGTGAACGGCCGGCCGGCGTTCGAGCATCTCGCGGAAGCCACCGAGGAGCCGCTCGGCTTCGAACTCGACTGCGGCTGGACCACGGTGGGGGGTGCGGACCCCGTTGCCGTCCTCGATCGGTGGGCGGACCGCGTGTCACTCATCCACGTCTCCGACGCCGACGAGTCGGGCTCGCCGGTCGAAGTCGGCGACGGCGTACTCGACGTAGCAGCCTGTGCGGCAGCAGCTCGGGAGCACGACGTCGAGTGGGCGATCTACGAGCACGACGACCCCGACGATCAGATGGCGTCGGTCGTCCACGGCGCGGACGTGCTGGAACGGTTCTGA
- a CDS encoding NAD-dependent epimerase/dehydratase family protein: MHVLVIGGTGLISTGITRQLVDTGHDVTVYNRGRTDADLPPGVAHVTGDRTDYDRFEEQMADLDVDRVIDMVAFEPADVESTIRAFAGEIEQYVFCSTIDVYHRPVADMPIVESAARSPAVSEYGADKAACEDRLFEAHSDRGFPATVLRPWHTYGEGGTLIHTLGDGTAYIDRLREGKPIVVHGDGTSIWGPCHRDDVAGAFVGALDNRAAIGEAYHVTCERPMTWNQYHRRAADALDAPAPDLVHIPTDALTAAVPDRTGGLEDHLRFSTVFDTAKARRDLGFEQTISWEEGVRRTVDWLAERDRIDDAESDPEYDRVVAAWRDAEASFVGALDSS, from the coding sequence ATGCACGTCCTCGTCATCGGCGGCACGGGACTGATCAGTACGGGAATCACCCGCCAGCTCGTCGACACCGGACACGACGTGACGGTGTACAACCGTGGCCGCACCGACGCCGACCTCCCGCCGGGCGTCGCACACGTCACCGGCGACCGAACCGACTACGACCGCTTCGAGGAACAGATGGCGGACCTCGACGTCGATCGCGTGATCGACATGGTGGCCTTCGAGCCAGCGGACGTCGAATCCACGATCCGTGCGTTCGCGGGCGAGATCGAGCAGTACGTCTTCTGCAGCACGATCGACGTCTATCACCGTCCGGTTGCGGACATGCCGATCGTCGAGTCAGCGGCACGCAGTCCCGCGGTCAGCGAGTACGGAGCCGACAAGGCCGCCTGCGAGGATCGGCTGTTCGAAGCCCACAGCGACCGTGGGTTCCCGGCGACGGTGCTCCGACCGTGGCACACCTACGGCGAGGGCGGAACGCTGATCCACACGCTCGGCGACGGGACCGCCTACATCGACCGGCTCCGCGAGGGAAAACCGATCGTGGTCCACGGCGACGGCACGTCGATCTGGGGGCCGTGTCACCGCGACGACGTCGCGGGCGCGTTCGTCGGGGCGCTCGACAACCGGGCGGCGATCGGCGAGGCCTACCACGTGACGTGCGAACGGCCGATGACGTGGAATCAGTACCACCGCCGCGCGGCCGACGCGCTCGACGCGCCCGCCCCCGATCTCGTCCATATCCCGACCGACGCGCTCACTGCGGCGGTCCCCGACCGGACCGGCGGTCTCGAGGATCATCTCCGGTTCAGCACGGTGTTCGACACGGCGAAGGCTCGCCGTGATCTCGGGTTCGAGCAGACGATCAGTTGGGAAGAAGGCGTCCGCCGCACCGTCGATTGGCTCGCCGAGCGCGACCGGATCGACGACGCCGAAAGCGACCCCGAATACGATCGGGTGGTCGCGGCGTGGCGCGACGCCGAGGCGTCGTTCGTCGGCGCACTCGACAGCTCGTAA
- a CDS encoding Gfo/Idh/MocA family protein, translating to MDQHRVAIIGTGPDPRNPTVEGFAMGYRHAEAYRNNEDCRLVACADLVPENANAFAETFDLGEDGIYADYEDMLAAVEPDVVSVTVPPAIHEQVVVDCARSGVVDAVHCEKPMALSWPSAERMVQTCWRRDVQLTFNRQRRFGRPFTEADRLLDAGEIGALRRIEIGWGDFFDTGAHTVDLAGMFNDDRPAEWVIAQLDYREEDVRFGAHQENQMFAQWRYDNGVHGVLSTGAGASLTDAAIVLRGTDGTLRIDVDDDPMLELERDGRREAIDVGGETMHATADDGDRFGSRFHDRSIGDVIDALRTGEESQLAGRIGLNTAEILFGGYESVRRRGRVDLPLDVDDSPLEAMVDSGALSPSGMDDDET from the coding sequence ATGGACCAACACAGGGTCGCCATTATCGGTACTGGCCCGGATCCGCGAAACCCCACGGTCGAGGGGTTCGCGATGGGGTATCGACACGCCGAGGCGTATCGGAACAACGAGGACTGCCGGCTCGTCGCCTGCGCCGACCTCGTTCCCGAGAATGCCAACGCGTTCGCCGAGACGTTCGATCTCGGCGAGGACGGGATCTACGCGGACTACGAGGACATGCTCGCCGCGGTCGAGCCCGACGTCGTCAGTGTCACCGTGCCGCCCGCGATCCACGAGCAGGTCGTCGTGGACTGTGCGCGCAGCGGGGTCGTCGACGCCGTCCACTGCGAGAAACCGATGGCGCTCTCGTGGCCGAGCGCCGAGCGGATGGTTCAGACCTGTTGGCGGCGGGACGTCCAGCTCACGTTCAATCGTCAGCGCCGGTTCGGCCGGCCGTTCACCGAGGCCGACCGGCTGCTCGACGCCGGCGAGATCGGTGCGCTCCGCCGGATCGAGATCGGGTGGGGCGACTTCTTCGACACCGGCGCACACACCGTCGATCTCGCGGGGATGTTCAACGACGACCGACCGGCCGAGTGGGTCATCGCCCAGCTCGACTATCGCGAGGAGGACGTCCGGTTCGGTGCCCACCAGGAGAACCAGATGTTCGCCCAGTGGCGCTACGACAACGGCGTCCACGGCGTGCTCTCGACCGGCGCGGGCGCGTCGCTGACCGACGCCGCGATCGTGCTTCGGGGGACCGACGGGACGCTCCGGATCGACGTCGACGACGATCCGATGCTCGAACTCGAACGGGATGGCCGGCGGGAGGCGATCGACGTCGGCGGCGAGACGATGCACGCAACGGCCGACGACGGCGATCGGTTCGGCTCGCGGTTCCACGATCGCTCGATCGGCGACGTGATCGACGCGCTCCGGACCGGCGAGGAGTCACAGCTCGCCGGTCGGATCGGCCTCAACACCGCGGAGATCCTCTTCGGTGGCTACGAGTCGGTCCGTCGGCGGGGGCGAGTCGACCTCCCGCTCGACGTCGACGACAGTCCGCTCGAAGCGATGGTGGATTCGGGCGCACTCTCGCCGTCGGGAATGGACGACGACGAGACGTAA
- a CDS encoding HEAT repeat domain-containing protein — MTHATADDIRELDPDEITPADVDIEHVRAALTDEENLVRTHAAKIAGTLANQDPDVVVALVPTLLDRLAEDHSVVLKESLTALALVADERPAELADGVPALVDLLDHDLPLVRTFAARVVRPLAAEHPEWFATELDDLLATLDGEITDLVEELEEPPMGGLSTFEQYRAIGEEGRKRQLAARAVAANVVVAVAEADSDAVVEHVPELVDLLDGDDTLLVATSADAIANVAEDHPDAATAAVEPLCACLDGHDETARASAVAALGFVGDDEAVGPLREVANDEEADEDLRALAADTADWLDRDA; from the coding sequence ATGACACACGCTACCGCGGACGATATTCGCGAACTCGACCCCGACGAGATCACGCCGGCGGATGTCGACATCGAACACGTCCGGGCCGCGCTCACCGACGAGGAGAACCTCGTTCGGACACACGCCGCCAAGATCGCCGGTACGCTCGCGAACCAGGATCCCGATGTAGTGGTGGCGCTGGTGCCGACGCTCCTCGATCGGCTCGCGGAGGATCACTCGGTCGTTCTGAAGGAGAGCCTCACGGCGCTCGCGCTCGTCGCCGACGAACGACCCGCCGAACTCGCCGACGGAGTGCCAGCCCTCGTCGATCTCCTCGACCACGATCTCCCGCTGGTGCGGACGTTCGCCGCACGCGTCGTCCGTCCGCTCGCGGCCGAGCACCCCGAGTGGTTCGCGACCGAACTCGACGACCTCCTCGCAACGCTCGACGGCGAGATCACGGATCTCGTCGAGGAACTCGAAGAGCCACCGATGGGCGGTCTCTCGACGTTCGAGCAATACCGTGCCATCGGCGAGGAGGGACGGAAGCGACAGCTCGCCGCGCGGGCGGTCGCGGCGAACGTCGTCGTGGCGGTCGCCGAGGCCGACAGCGACGCGGTGGTCGAACACGTTCCGGAACTCGTCGACCTCCTCGACGGCGACGACACCCTGCTGGTCGCGACGAGTGCCGACGCGATCGCGAACGTCGCCGAGGACCACCCCGACGCCGCGACTGCGGCAGTCGAGCCGCTGTGTGCGTGTCTCGACGGCCACGACGAGACCGCGAGGGCGAGCGCGGTGGCTGCGCTCGGGTTCGTCGGGGACGACGAGGCGGTCGGGCCGCTCCGCGAGGTTGCGAACGATGAGGAGGCCGACGAGGACCTCCGTGCGCTCGCCGCCGACACCGCCGACTGGCTCGATCGCGACGCCTGA
- a CDS encoding oligopeptide/dipeptide ABC transporter ATP-binding protein: MSSNDDTTGSEPVLSLSDVEVHFENRPGLFDFGGETQTVRAVDGVSFDLEERDVLSLVGESGCGKTTLGKTSIGLQRPTGGSVKYRGHDIWKVRDGKSDADITWDEIRQSLQIIHQDPGSSLNPNRRLISILSEPLRLTGADLSRGERRERIYALLEHVGMTPAADFADRYPHELSGGEKQRVALCRALLMNPDVILADEAISALDVSLRVEMMDLMLDLQDEFDTSYVFISHDLSNARYFTQHGDGKIGVMYLGELAEIGPAEDMVNDPHHPYTNVLRWATPDLSLREAGEPPMRKIDIPDPVNPPSGCRFHTRCPEAREACRQESPPDYQHDGQRVACFREDDDHEYWDSPELTD, translated from the coding sequence ATGAGCAGTAACGACGACACCACCGGGTCGGAGCCGGTACTCTCGCTGTCCGACGTGGAGGTCCACTTCGAGAACCGGCCCGGTCTGTTCGACTTCGGCGGCGAGACTCAAACGGTGCGGGCCGTCGACGGCGTGAGCTTCGACCTCGAAGAACGCGACGTGCTCTCGCTGGTCGGCGAGTCGGGCTGTGGGAAGACCACGCTCGGGAAGACCTCGATCGGGCTCCAGCGCCCGACCGGCGGCAGCGTGAAGTATCGCGGTCACGATATCTGGAAGGTCCGCGACGGCAAGAGCGACGCCGACATCACGTGGGACGAGATCCGCCAGTCGCTCCAGATCATCCACCAGGACCCCGGGAGCTCGCTCAATCCGAACCGCCGGCTGATCTCGATCCTCTCGGAGCCGCTCCGGCTGACGGGCGCGGACCTGAGCCGGGGGGAGCGCCGCGAGCGCATCTACGCGCTCCTCGAACACGTCGGAATGACGCCGGCCGCCGATTTCGCCGATCGCTACCCTCACGAGCTCTCGGGCGGCGAGAAACAGCGGGTCGCGCTGTGTCGCGCCCTCCTGATGAACCCCGACGTGATCCTCGCCGACGAGGCGATCAGCGCGCTCGACGTCTCGTTGCGGGTGGAGATGATGGATCTCATGCTCGACCTCCAGGACGAGTTCGATACCTCCTACGTGTTCATCAGCCACGATCTCTCGAACGCGCGCTACTTCACCCAGCACGGCGACGGCAAGATCGGGGTGATGTATCTCGGCGAACTCGCCGAGATCGGTCCCGCCGAGGACATGGTAAACGACCCTCACCACCCATACACCAACGTGTTGCGGTGGGCGACGCCGGACCTCTCGCTCCGGGAGGCGGGCGAACCGCCGATGCGGAAGATCGACATCCCGGATCCGGTGAACCCGCCGTCGGGCTGTCGGTTCCACACCCGGTGTCCGGAGGCACGTGAAGCGTGCCGTCAGGAATCGCCGCCGGATTATCAGCACGACGGCCAGCGGGTGGCGTGCTTCCGCGAGGACGACGACCACGAGTACTGGGACAGCCCGGAACTCACCGACTGA
- a CDS encoding ABC transporter ATP-binding protein, which produces MSMERTQQRDTIGASDPIIRMNDASVTYDDGESYVLDGVSLEIERGEILGIVGESGSGKSMLASAMLDAVPNPGLLSGEIVYRPSDGTETDVLELSQSELRSMRWEEISMVFQGAMSSFNPTMKIRGHFKETLDAHDANEGAGMERARELLSDLYLDPDRVLDSYPHELSGGMTQRALIALSLVLDPDLLVMDEPTAALDLLMQRSILQLLGGLREKYDLTMVFITHDLPLVAALADRLAVMYAFKLVEIADTREMIEGAGHPYTRALLNSTPNLDAPLEEMRPIDGKSPAPINLPSGCAYHPRCPLATDRCREEVPGYHEVSEGHGAACFHWEEAIEEIPLNYADSLGDTAATGGGAADEQ; this is translated from the coding sequence ATGTCGATGGAACGAACTCAGCAACGCGACACCATCGGTGCGTCCGATCCGATCATCCGGATGAACGACGCGTCGGTGACCTACGACGACGGGGAATCGTACGTTCTGGACGGCGTCTCGCTCGAGATCGAGCGGGGCGAGATCCTCGGGATCGTCGGCGAGAGCGGCTCCGGGAAGTCGATGCTCGCCTCGGCGATGCTCGACGCGGTGCCGAACCCCGGACTGCTCTCGGGCGAGATCGTCTACCGGCCGAGCGACGGGACCGAGACCGACGTCCTCGAACTCTCCCAGTCGGAGCTCCGCTCGATGCGGTGGGAGGAGATCTCGATGGTGTTTCAGGGCGCGATGAGCTCGTTCAACCCCACGATGAAAATTCGGGGTCACTTCAAGGAGACGCTCGATGCCCACGACGCGAACGAGGGGGCGGGGATGGAGCGGGCGCGCGAGCTGCTCTCGGATCTCTACCTCGATCCCGACCGCGTGCTCGACTCGTACCCCCACGAGCTCTCGGGCGGGATGACCCAGCGCGCGCTGATCGCACTCAGTCTCGTGCTCGATCCCGACCTGCTGGTGATGGACGAGCCGACCGCCGCGCTCGATCTCCTGATGCAGCGTTCGATCCTTCAGCTTCTCGGAGGACTGCGCGAGAAGTACGACCTCACGATGGTCTTTATCACCCACGACCTGCCGCTGGTCGCGGCGCTCGCCGACCGGCTCGCGGTGATGTACGCGTTCAAGCTGGTCGAGATCGCCGACACCCGCGAGATGATCGAGGGCGCGGGCCACCCCTACACCCGCGCACTCCTGAACTCGACGCCGAACCTCGACGCACCCCTGGAGGAGATGCGGCCGATCGACGGCAAGAGCCCGGCCCCGATCAACCTCCCGAGCGGCTGTGCGTACCATCCACGATGCCCGCTCGCGACCGATCGGTGTCGCGAGGAGGTCCCCGGCTATCACGAGGTCTCCGAGGGCCACGGCGCGGCGTGTTTCCACTGGGAGGAAGCGATCGAGGAAATTCCGCTGAACTACGCCGACTCGCTCGGCGATACCGCGGCGACCGGGGGAGGTGCCGCCGATGAGCAGTAA